The following proteins are co-located in the Malus sylvestris chromosome 13, drMalSylv7.2, whole genome shotgun sequence genome:
- the LOC126596565 gene encoding ammonium transporter 1 member 1: MATWATLDCSATQLADLLGGPNSTGAANFICNQIAGVSSKLSDTAYAVDTTFLLFSAYLVFSMQLGFAMLCAGSVRAKNTMNIMLTNVLDAAAGGLFYYLFGFAFAFGGPSNGFIGKHFFGLKEVPSNTGFDYSHFLYQWAFAIAAAGITSGSIAERTQFVAYLIYSSFLTGFVYPVVAHWFWSVDGWASALNTGNLLFGTGVIDFAGSGVVHMVGGIAGLWGAFIEGPRIGRFDHSGRAVALRGHSASLVVLGTFLLWFGWYGFNPGSFTKILSPYGSSGSYYGMWSAVGRTAVTTTLAGCTAALTTLFGKRILSGHWNVTDVCNGLLGGFAAITAGCSVVEPWAAIVCGFVAAIVLISCNKLAEKLKFDDPLEAAQLHGGCGAWGIIFTALFAREKYVNEVYPGKEGRPYGLFMGGGGKLLGAHLIQIVVIIGWVSATMGPLFFVLHKLKLLRISAEDEMAGMDLTRHGGFAYVYHDDEDAQKPSVIQLRKVEPNASTPPTSV, from the coding sequence ATGGCGACGTGGGCAACACTAGACTGCTCGGCTACCCAGTTGGCCGACCTCCTTGGGGGGCCCAACTCCACCGGCGCAGCCAACTTCATCTGCAACCAAATCGCCGGCGTCTCCTCCAAGCTCTCCGACACCGCCTACGCCGTCGACACCaccttcctcctcttctccGCCTACCTCGTCTTCTCAATGCAGCTCGGCTTCGCCATGCTCTGCGCCGGCTCCGTCCGCGCCAAGAACACCATGAACATCATGCTCACCAACGTCCTCGACGCCGCCGCTGGCGGCCTCTTCTACTACCTCTTCGGCTTCGCCTTCGCCTTTGGTGGCCCCTCCAACGGATTCATCGGCAAACACTTCTTCGGCCTCAAAGAGGTCCCGTCCAACACCGGTTTCGACTACAGCCACTTCCTCTACCAGTGGGCCTTCGCCATCGCCGCCGCCGGAATCACCAGCGGATCCATTGCCGAGAGGACTCAGTTCGTCGCCTACCTCATTTACTCCTCCTTCCTCACCGGATTCGTCTACCCGGTCGTCGCCCACTGGTTCTGGTCAGTCGATGGCTGGGCTAGCGCCTTAAATACCGGAAACCTCTTATTTGGAACCGGTGTCATCGATTTCGCCGGGTCGGGTGTGGTCCATATGGTCGGAGGCATCGCCGGTCTCTGGGGAGCTTTCATCGAAGGCCCCCGAATCGGGCGGTTCGACCACTCCGGCCGGGCCGTCGCTCTCCGCGGACACAGCGCTTCTCTCGTCGTTCTGGGCACATTTTTACTCTGGTTCGGGTGGTACGGGTTTAACCCCGGTTCGTTTACCAAGATCCTGAGTCCGTACGGGTCATCCGGATCCTATTACGGGATGTGGTCAGCTGTGGGTCGGACCGCTGTCACCACAACTCTCGCCGGATGCACCGCCGCTCTCACCACTCTCTTCGGAAAAAGAATTCTGTCGGGTCACTGGAACGTAACGGACGTCTGTAACGGCCTTCTCGGCGGATTCGCGGCGATAACTGCAGGATGTTCTGTCGTCGAACCGTGGGCGGCGATCGTATGCGGGTTCGTGGCCGCTATCGTTTTGATCTCGTGCAACAAACTGGCCGAGAAGTTGAAATTCGACGACCCGCTGGAGGCGGCGCAGCTTCACGGAGGGTGCGGCGCGTGGGGGATAATTTTCACGGCGCTGTTTGCGAGGGAGAAGTACGTGAACGAGGTGTACCCGGGAAAAGAGGGGCGGCCATACGGGCTGTTTATGGGCGGCGGAGGGAAGCTGCTGGGGGCCCACTTGATACAGATAGTGGTAATTATAGGGTGGGTGAGCGCGACGATGGGGCCGTTGTTCTTTGTGCTGCACAAGCTGAAGCTGCTGAGGATATCGGCGGAGGACGAAATGGCGGGTATGGATCTGACCCGGCACGGGGGGTTTGCTTACGTGTACCATGACGACGAAGACGCGCAGAAGCCGAGCGTGATTCAGCTTAGAAAAGTAGAACCGAACGCTTCCACGCCGCCGACTTCTGTGTAG
- the LOC126595643 gene encoding eukaryotic translation initiation factor 3 subunit A-like produces the protein MADFADSEAGLERVEEICMRKRKLETRLREEEEERLRREAAEWRAKLGEITERQRQRERELEELERLRAEALSRMRRSTETAAVAASPSFTREVYVPRFQQWAGN, from the exons AtggcagattttgcagattcggAAGCTGGGTTGGAGCGAGTGGAAG AAATCTGCATGAGGAAGAGAAAGCTCGAAACCCGGCTGCGTGAAGAAG AAGAGGAGAGACTAAGGAGAGAAGCAGCTGAATGGAGGGCAAAATTAGGCGAGATTACTGAAAGGCAGAGGCAAAGAGAGAGGGAACTGGAAGAATTAGAAAGGCTGCGTGCAGAGGCTCTTTCGAGGATGAGAAGATCAACTGAGACTGCAGCTGTTGCTGCTTCACCATCCTTTACTAGAGAGGTGTATGTGCCTAGGTTTCAGCAATGGGCCGGGAACTGA
- the LOC126596869 gene encoding probable folate-biopterin transporter 8, chloroplastic isoform X1, with protein sequence MIYSSISSENPWISSLSITPKPPPKKQPPFQRNPILCFHRLNPAGPIQPKTQIRNPILPNPATQIIYRKSRRSSSHEERRGFRFPQLGRQQMLFLCGFGYWMQGFRCFPWLALNFHMAHNLQMQPSTLQLVQHSANLPMVAKPLYGVLSDALYISGAHRVPYISIGVLLQVLSWGPMALIPVAARAVPTLMACVLLSNLGASIMEVAQDALVAEYGQENNMTGLQSYAFMAAAAGGILGNLIGGYFLMKTPPRTMFLVFAVLLSAQLAISLRIREESFGLPQLPDNSLIRKPIFESIRKQFSELQMGIQEESIARPLIWIVASIAMVPVLSGSIFCYQTQYLHLDPSIIGMSRVIGQLMLLSTAVLYDRYWKKVPMRKLVGVVQLVYAFSLLLDLVLVRRINVRLGIPNEVFVLCFSGLAETIAQFKILPFTVLFANLCPRGCEGSLTSFLASALCLSSIASGVLGVGLASLIGVTAGNYSNLPFGIMAQFLAALLPLGWLYILPMSEGVVRQERKRGFSRRSQKNRRVGRVVYGSVFIYRRERESEGEE encoded by the exons ATGATTTATTCATCAATTTCTTCTGAAAATCCATGGATATCATCACTGTCAATCACCCCAAAACCCCCACCAAAAAAGCAACCTCCTTTCCAGCGAAACCCCATCCTTTGTTTTCACCGCCTAAACCCAGCTGGACCcatccaacccaaaacccagatCAGAAACCCAATCCTGCCAAACCCAGCAACTCAAATTATTTACAGAAAATCCAGGAGAAGCAGCAGCCATGAGGAAAGGAGAGGCTTTCGATTTCCCCAACTGGGTAGGCAGCAAATGTTGTTTCTGTGTGGATTTGGGTACTGGATGCAGGGTTTCAGGTGTTTTCCATGGCTGGCTCTCAACTTCCACATGGCCCACAATCTGCAAATGCAACCTTCCACATTGCAGCTTGTGCAGCATTCTGCTAACCTTCCCATGGTGGCCAAGCCCTTGTATGGAGTCCTCTCTGATGCTCTTTACATTTCTGGTGCTCATAGAGTTCCTTATATCTCCATTGGAG TTCTTTTACAGGTCTTGTCTTGGGGGCCAATGGCGCTGATCCCTGTTGCAGCTCGAGCAGTTCCTACCCTCATGGCATGCGTTCTTCTGAGTAATCTCGGAGCGTCCATTATGGAAGTAGCACAGGATGCTCTTGTTGCAGAGTATGGCCAAGAAAACAATATGACTGGCCTCCAGTCTTATGCATTCATGGCAGCAGCTGCCGGTGGAATTCTTGGTAACTTAATAGGTGGATATTTCTTGATGAAAACACCGCCCAGAACCATGTTTCTCGTATTTGCAGTTTTACTTTCCGCTCAGCTTGCAATTTCATTGAGAATACGAGAGGAATCTTTCGGTTTACCACAATTGCCAGATAACAGTCTTATACGAAAACCAATCTTTGAAAGTATCAGAAAACAATTTTCTGAGCTGCAGATGGGAATTCAAGAGGAAAGTATTGCTCGACCTCTTATTTGGATTGTAGCTTCTATTGCCATGGTCCCAGTCCTCTCAGGTTCCATCTTCTGCTACCAAACACAATATCTACATCTCGATCCTTCAATCATTGGCATGTCTCGAGTGATCGGCCAGTTGATGCTTCTTTCCACTGCTGTACTTTATGACCGTTATTGGAAAAAGGTTCCGATGAGAAAGTTGGTTGGTGTTGTTCAGCTGGTGTATGCCTTTTCCCTTCTTCTTGACCTTGTTTTAGTGAGACGGATCAATGTCAGACTGGGGATTCCAAATGAGGtgtttgttctttgtttttcgGGGTTAGCAGAGACTATTGCACAGTTCAAGATCTTGCCTTTCACAGTACTATTTGCGAATCTGTGTCCTCGGGGATGCGAAGGATCTCTAACTTCTTTCTTAGCATCAGCCTTGTGCTTATCGTCGATAGCTAGTGGGGTTTTAGGTGTTGGACTGGCTTCTCTGATAGGAGTAACGGCAGGCAACTACTCAAACCTGCCCTTCGGGATTATGGCACAATTCCTTGCTGCTTTATTGCCTTTAGGATGGCTTTATATTTTACCCATGTCAGAAGGTGTCGTTAGgcaggagaggaagagaggttTCAGTAGAAGAAGTCAGAAAAATAGAAGGGTCGGTCGAGTAGTGTATGGTTCAGTATTTATCTACAGACGTGAGAGAGAATCAGAGGGAGAAGAGTGA
- the LOC126596869 gene encoding probable folate-biopterin transporter 8, chloroplastic isoform X2: MRKGEAFDFPNWVGSKCCFCVDLGTGCRVSGVFHGWLSTSTWPTICKCNLPHCSLCSILLTFPWWPSPCMESSLMLFTFLVLIEFLISPLEVLSWGPMALIPVAARAVPTLMACVLLSNLGASIMEVAQDALVAEYGQENNMTGLQSYAFMAAAAGGILGNLIGGYFLMKTPPRTMFLVFAVLLSAQLAISLRIREESFGLPQLPDNSLIRKPIFESIRKQFSELQMGIQEESIARPLIWIVASIAMVPVLSGSIFCYQTQYLHLDPSIIGMSRVIGQLMLLSTAVLYDRYWKKVPMRKLVGVVQLVYAFSLLLDLVLVRRINVRLGIPNEVFVLCFSGLAETIAQFKILPFTVLFANLCPRGCEGSLTSFLASALCLSSIASGVLGVGLASLIGVTAGNYSNLPFGIMAQFLAALLPLGWLYILPMSEGVVRQERKRGFSRRSQKNRRVGRVVYGSVFIYRRERESEGEE; encoded by the exons ATGAGGAAAGGAGAGGCTTTCGATTTCCCCAACTGGGTAGGCAGCAAATGTTGTTTCTGTGTGGATTTGGGTACTGGATGCAGGGTTTCAGGTGTTTTCCATGGCTGGCTCTCAACTTCCACATGGCCCACAATCTGCAAATGCAACCTTCCACATTGCAGCTTGTGCAGCATTCTGCTAACCTTCCCATGGTGGCCAAGCCCTTGTATGGAGTCCTCTCTGATGCTCTTTACATTTCTGGTGCTCATAGAGTTCCTTATATCTCCATTGGAG GTCTTGTCTTGGGGGCCAATGGCGCTGATCCCTGTTGCAGCTCGAGCAGTTCCTACCCTCATGGCATGCGTTCTTCTGAGTAATCTCGGAGCGTCCATTATGGAAGTAGCACAGGATGCTCTTGTTGCAGAGTATGGCCAAGAAAACAATATGACTGGCCTCCAGTCTTATGCATTCATGGCAGCAGCTGCCGGTGGAATTCTTGGTAACTTAATAGGTGGATATTTCTTGATGAAAACACCGCCCAGAACCATGTTTCTCGTATTTGCAGTTTTACTTTCCGCTCAGCTTGCAATTTCATTGAGAATACGAGAGGAATCTTTCGGTTTACCACAATTGCCAGATAACAGTCTTATACGAAAACCAATCTTTGAAAGTATCAGAAAACAATTTTCTGAGCTGCAGATGGGAATTCAAGAGGAAAGTATTGCTCGACCTCTTATTTGGATTGTAGCTTCTATTGCCATGGTCCCAGTCCTCTCAGGTTCCATCTTCTGCTACCAAACACAATATCTACATCTCGATCCTTCAATCATTGGCATGTCTCGAGTGATCGGCCAGTTGATGCTTCTTTCCACTGCTGTACTTTATGACCGTTATTGGAAAAAGGTTCCGATGAGAAAGTTGGTTGGTGTTGTTCAGCTGGTGTATGCCTTTTCCCTTCTTCTTGACCTTGTTTTAGTGAGACGGATCAATGTCAGACTGGGGATTCCAAATGAGGtgtttgttctttgtttttcgGGGTTAGCAGAGACTATTGCACAGTTCAAGATCTTGCCTTTCACAGTACTATTTGCGAATCTGTGTCCTCGGGGATGCGAAGGATCTCTAACTTCTTTCTTAGCATCAGCCTTGTGCTTATCGTCGATAGCTAGTGGGGTTTTAGGTGTTGGACTGGCTTCTCTGATAGGAGTAACGGCAGGCAACTACTCAAACCTGCCCTTCGGGATTATGGCACAATTCCTTGCTGCTTTATTGCCTTTAGGATGGCTTTATATTTTACCCATGTCAGAAGGTGTCGTTAGgcaggagaggaagagaggttTCAGTAGAAGAAGTCAGAAAAATAGAAGGGTCGGTCGAGTAGTGTATGGTTCAGTATTTATCTACAGACGTGAGAGAGAATCAGAGGGAGAAGAGTGA